The region CATCGTCGACGACGACGTGGTCGACGTCTCCAACCTCCAGCGCCAGGTCATCCACGCGACCTCGCGCGTCGGCGTCCCGAAGGTCGACTCCGCCGAGCAGGCGATCAACGACCTCAACCCGGACGTCGTCGTGCGCAAGTACGAGACGCGCCTGGACGCCACCAACATCGTCGACATCATCAGGGACTACGACATCGTGGTCGACGGCGTCGACAACTTCCCGACGCGCTACCTGCTCAACGACGCGACGGTCCGGCTGAAGATCCCGGTCGTCTCCGCCGCGATCCTCGGCTTCGAGGGCCAGCTCTCGGTCTTCGCCCCGTACGACGGCCCGTGCTACCGCTGCCTCTTCCGCCAGCCGCCGCCGGCCGAGCTGGCGCCGTCGTGCGGCGCCAACGGCGTCCTCGGCGTGCTGCCGGGCACGATGGGCCTGCTGCAGGCGACCGAGGTCGTCAAGCTCATCATCGGCGCCGGCGACCCGCTGATCGGCCGCCTGCTGATCTACGACGCCCTCGACGCCTCGACGACCGAGCTCAGGGTCCGCCGCGACCCGGAGTGCCCGATCTGCTCGCGCGCGCCGGACGCGATCACCGACGACGAGCTCGGCGTGTTCCCCGACTACGAGGCGTTCTGCGCCGCCGCGGGCTAGGGTCCCGCTCCAGCTATGGCAACCATCCGCATCCCCCCAGTGCTCCGTCCCTCCGTGGGCGGCGAGCGTGAGGTCAGCGCCGACGGCGCGACCGTCGGCGAGGTCCTCGAGGGCCTCGCGACCACGCATCCCGACACCCGCGGCCAGCTCTTCGGCGCCGAGGGCGAGCTCAACCGCTACGTCAACGTCTACCTCAACGACGAGGACGTCCGCGTCCTCGACGGGCTGACCACGCCGGTCGGCGAGGGCGACAGCCTCGTGATCCTCCCGGCGATGGCCGGGGGCTGCGCGTAGCGCGCACGCAGCACCTGCCGACTTGTCAGCGACGCCCTGGCCGCCCGCCGGGGCGTCGCTATATTTCGTGAAGTCATGGCTGTCCCGCCTCTTCAGAACCGGCCTTGCGGTGGTCGCTACGGCGACATCGTGCAGGCGATCGGCAACACGCCGCTGGTCGAGCTCCGTCGCCTGTCGCCCAAGCCGGGCGTCCGCATCTGGGCCAAGATGGAGTCCCACAACCCGACCGGCTCGGTCAAGGACCGCGTCGCTCGCGCGCTGATCGAGGACGCCGAGGAGAAGGGCGCGATCGGCCCCGGCATGACGATCCTCGAGCCGACGTCCGGGAACACGGGCATCGCGCTGGCGATGATCTCCCGGCGCAAGGGCTACAGGCTGAAGGTCGTCATGCCCGACAACGTGACGCCCGAGCGCACGCAGCTGCTGCAGATGTACGGCGCCGAGATCGTCTACTCGCCCGGCGACCAAGGCTCCAACGGCGCGGTCGCGATGGCGCTGAGGATGGCCGAGGAGGACGCCTCGTACTACATGCCCTACCAGTACGGGAACCCGGCCAACCCGCGGGCCCACTACGAGGGCACGGCGCCCGAGATCCTGCAGGAGCTCGACGGCGACATCTCCGCGTTCGTCGCGGGCCTCGGCACCGGCGGCACGCTGATGGGCAACGGCCGGCGCTTCAAGGAGGAGCTCGGCGACGCGGTCAAGATCGTCGCGGCCGAGCCCATGCAGGGCGAGCCCGTCCAGGGCCTGCGCTCGCTCGACGACGGCTTCATCCCGCCGATCATCGACCTGTCGGTCCTGGACCGGAAGATCTTCGTCACCAACCGCGACGCGATCGTCTGGACGCGCAAGCTGCTCGACGAGGAGGGGATCTTCGCGGGCGTCTCGTCCGGCGCGATCGCCTCGATCGCCGTGCGGATCGCGAACGAGATGGACGAGGGCAACATCGTCTTCATCGTCTGCGACGACGGCTGGAAGTACCTGTCGTCCGGGATCTACACGCTGCCGGTCGACGAGGTCGCCAACCTCGACTCGACCGTGTGGTGGTAGTTGCCAGGCGAGCTACCCTTGTCGTAGGTCGTAAAGCAATGCCCCCACAACACACGGTCTGAGAGACTTCGATCATGCCCAGCGTCGGTTTCCCCGAGCTCATCGTCATCCTCGTCATCGCGCTCATCGTGCTCGGTCCCAAGAAGCTGCCCGAGGCCGGCAAGGCCATGGGCAAGGGGATGCGCGAGTTCAAGGACTCGCTCTCCGGGATGACGGACCACGACGACGACGATCGCCCCGCGATCCGCTCAGAAGTCCCGGCCCCGCAGGCCCAGGCCCACCGCTTCGACCCGATCACGGGCGAGCCGCTGACCGCCGACGCGCGCCGCGAGCGCGACGCCGCGGCCGTCGAGTAGCCCGCTCCGCCTGCCGCTACTGTCCGGGGTCAGATGCGCATCGCCCCGGACCTCCTGCAGCAGATCGTCGACCACGCCCTGCGTGACGCGCCGAACGAGTGCTGTGGGTTCGTCTGGCTGCGCGACGGGGTGGCCGAGGAGGTCGTCGCCGTCGAGAACCAGACGCCGAGCCCGTTCCGCTTCGAGATCGGGCCGTCCGATCTCCTGCTGCTCGGCGACGTCGACGACGAGGACGGGCGCGCGGCGATCATCTACCACTCGCACACGCGCTCCGAGCCGCGGCCGTCGCAGACCGACATCAACTTCGCGCGCAACTGGCCCGGGGTCGAGTGGTTGATCGTGGGCACCGCCGGCGAGACGCCGGAGGTCCGCAACTGGCGCATCGACCCTGACGGGACGGTCGCCGAGACCGAGGTCCACGTAGATGACGCGGCCGCGGCCTGACGACCCGCTCGTCTGCCCTCGCTGCGCCACGACCCACTCGCTCGACGAGCGCTTCTGCCCGGACTGCGGGATGCCGCTCGTCTACTCCGGCGCCGTTGACGGCTCTGGCGACCTCGAGCTGACCGAGCTGCAGGAGCGTGCGCGCAAGATCAAGCCGCAGCTCTCCGAGGGGCCGCTGACGAAGGTCGCCGCGGGCCGCAACCAGGCCGAGGC is a window of Conexibacter woesei Iso977N DNA encoding:
- a CDS encoding PLP-dependent cysteine synthase family protein, which translates into the protein MAVPPLQNRPCGGRYGDIVQAIGNTPLVELRRLSPKPGVRIWAKMESHNPTGSVKDRVARALIEDAEEKGAIGPGMTILEPTSGNTGIALAMISRRKGYRLKVVMPDNVTPERTQLLQMYGAEIVYSPGDQGSNGAVAMALRMAEEDASYYMPYQYGNPANPRAHYEGTAPEILQELDGDISAFVAGLGTGGTLMGNGRRFKEELGDAVKIVAAEPMQGEPVQGLRSLDDGFIPPIIDLSVLDRKIFVTNRDAIVWTRKLLDEEGIFAGVSSGAIASIAVRIANEMDEGNIVFIVCDDGWKYLSSGIYTLPVDEVANLDSTVWW
- a CDS encoding Mov34/MPN/PAD-1 family protein; this translates as MRIAPDLLQQIVDHALRDAPNECCGFVWLRDGVAEEVVAVENQTPSPFRFEIGPSDLLLLGDVDDEDGRAAIIYHSHTRSEPRPSQTDINFARNWPGVEWLIVGTAGETPEVRNWRIDPDGTVAETEVHVDDAAAA
- a CDS encoding twin-arginine translocase TatA/TatE family subunit, with the translated sequence MPSVGFPELIVILVIALIVLGPKKLPEAGKAMGKGMREFKDSLSGMTDHDDDDRPAIRSEVPAPQAQAHRFDPITGEPLTADARRERDAAAVE
- the moeB gene encoding molybdopterin-synthase adenylyltransferase MoeB, producing the protein MSPSGAEYIKQVKSQIDEIDPSAVSEVLGADGVVIIDVRESDEWDAGHIPGAKFVTRGHLESRIEGAAPNRSDRVILYCASGNRSALAARTLREELGYERVESMTGGYTLWKDRGYEVEVPRTFTPEQRQRYSRHFLLPEVGVEGQQKLLDAKVLLLGAGGLGSPTALYLAAAGVGTLGIVDDDVVDVSNLQRQVIHATSRVGVPKVDSAEQAINDLNPDVVVRKYETRLDATNIVDIIRDYDIVVDGVDNFPTRYLLNDATVRLKIPVVSAAILGFEGQLSVFAPYDGPCYRCLFRQPPPAELAPSCGANGVLGVLPGTMGLLQATEVVKLIIGAGDPLIGRLLIYDALDASTTELRVRRDPECPICSRAPDAITDDELGVFPDYEAFCAAAG
- a CDS encoding ubiquitin-like small modifier protein 1 gives rise to the protein MLRPSVGGEREVSADGATVGEVLEGLATTHPDTRGQLFGAEGELNRYVNVYLNDEDVRVLDGLTTPVGEGDSLVILPAMAGGCA